ATGTAATATTTGATAGCGAGATCGGTTGCCCTTCTGGCATGGTTTTGATGCCTCCATAGCACTCCGCCATATTCTTCAAATACGGCAATAGCACTATCCGATACAATAGGTTTGGCAAAATCATCATGCAAAACAGCGGGCAGATAAGTGGCGTTCTCCGGGGCGTCAGCACCATAGGTGAGGGGTCTGGCTTTGGTCTGAAATAACCTGAATTCTCCCACATCAAAATAGTTATTGGAGGCATTCAACAAATCCGGAGAACCATAATTCACGATCATTTCTGCCAATCCGCCCCTATACATGATATAGCGCCACTTCTTTTGTTCCTGATCAAAGTAGTGCAGATCATGAATCACCAAACCTTCCCTACTGTGGATACTGAATCTGAATTTCCAAAGGTGAGAAATCACTTGATTTCCTTCAATTCGGTAATTGACCCCTTCCGGCTGGGTAATCAGTACTTGTTTTGGCGTGGTCATGTCAATTTTGATGGAATCTCCATTGAAATAATTCACTTTAACCGGCTCTGACCAACCCCCGCCGGTATCCACTACTTTCAGGACTTTTTTGTCCGTGACATCCACAAAGGCGTAAATTCCTCCAATTTGCATCCTACTGAACTGCTTATTTTTGTAAACAGGAGAAATTATAAGTTCCCGATTACCTATCGGGGCAAGCCCAAGATCAGCTGCAAAATTCCCAAAACTGGCTTTTACGGAATCGGGATGTATCCCCCTTTTGGTAAGCGCAGCTATCCATTCTGAATTGTTTTTGACAATCTCGGAAGCGATGGAATCTGCTTTAAAAGCACCTGTGGGTTGTTTTCCTTCTATCTTTTCGAAGGAAAGCAATTTTTGTTGCTTTAGATCAATAACAGCTTTTCCCAAAGCATTTGCTGGATAATCATACACATAAGCAAAGGCTTCACGCCTGAAGTCATCACCCGGTTTATAGGCCAACACCTCACTTTTGGGAGGCTCCTGTAGGTTTATGATACTATATAGACTGCTGCTGTCATTTCTTACCTTATTTTCTTTCAATAACACCTGTTTGACGATCTTGATCTCATTGGTGTCAAGGGGGTCCAATGGATGCTTATATTGCATGATGGTGGACTGAGAAAATAAATTCCCACTGAACATAAAGAAAAGGCAACAAGCCAGATAAATGGAGGATTTCTTTCTCATTTGGTTGATATTTGAGATTGTTGGTGGTTTTTAAATTATAGATCAATTTAGCAACCTTATTGTATTTTTTTCAAAAAAATGGAAATTTATTTGATTAATTTTCAATTAAACTAATTTCATATTTCATAATCGTTAATTATCGCAGCAAACTCTGGTTCCCATTTCGTTTTGACCCCATTGGCAGCCATTCAAGGTTTTAAAAAAAAGACATCCGTATTCACCACCCCCTCAAAGCCTCAACAGCCCCTTTAATTAAGGCATCTTTCGCTTCATGGGCATTGTTGTTCAAAAGTATCAAAGTTTTGTTCTGATCAACAAAACGCATAATCAGGGTTTTATAGCCTGGATTATCCCCTGTGTGGGAAACGATTTTACCAAAATCCGGATCTTCACTCAAATCCCAGCCAAAGCCATAGTTACTTAAACTCCCATCATTCAAAATCTGGGCTGAAAAAGCCAAATCCAAAGTTTCCTTACTTACCAAAGTGCCTGCATACAAAGCCTGATCCCAGATCAATAAATCCTGTGCCGTACTGCTGACCCTTCCGGGCCCTTTTCTGTTTCCCAACCAAACCGTATAATCCGAAGAATGGAATTTATTGGCATTGATATAATCCCCGTTTTTATCCTTCAGATGACCTGCAGCAAAATTGGGTACCTTGGCTTTTTCCTCCAAGGTCCGGATATCGGTATGGCCCATTCCAAGGGGATTGAAAATCCATTCACGTGACAATTCAATAAAATCCCTTCCTGTGACTTTTTCCACGATACTGGCCAGAAACACATAGGCGGTATTGCTGTATTCATATTTTTCGCCGGGTTGGGCCAACATGGGCGGTTGGTATTTGCGCAGGTATTCCAAAATAGCTGCATTGTCGGCCACTTGGCTTTTGTCCCAATGCCTGTCCATGACAGCCTGATAATCCGGAAGGCCATTGGTATGGGTAAGCAATTGTCTGATGCTTATTCCCTTGTATGGAATATCAAGATACTTATCTGCAAAATCTTCATAACCCAAAAGTCCTTTTTCCGCACATTTCATCACCATCATGGCTGTAAACTGTTTGGAAACTGAAGCCATCTCAAAAATATCAGTTGGCAGTAAGGGTGTTTTTTCCTCAAAAGAACGGAAGCCTGTGGCTTCTTCAAAAACCACCTTTCCATCAATGGCCAAAAGCAATACTCCCGAGAAACCTTTTTTTTCTGCTTCTTCAAAGGCTTTTTCGGCTATTGCTATTTGAGCATTAACCGAAGTACTAATAAGGAGGAATATCCCTAATGTGAAAATTGAAACGGAGGTCTTAATGCATTTGAGCTTCATATTTTTAATTTGAAGGAGTTAATTGAATTTCTAAATCTGCCAAATAAAATGCGGAAATTCAAACTTAAGTTAATTTCCAACTCGATTGGGGAAACAAACCCTATTCACAGGTTTGAAAGAATTAGTCATTTTTGTTTGGACATATTTATCTATGGAAGTGAGGCTAAAAAAACGTGGATTTTTCAGAAATAAATGCAACTAAGGAGTCGATTGAAACTTGATTTTGAAATGGAAAAAAAGAAAACCAAAT
This window of the Aquiflexum balticum DSM 16537 genome carries:
- a CDS encoding copper amine oxidase, whose protein sequence is MRKKSSIYLACCLFFMFSGNLFSQSTIMQYKHPLDPLDTNEIKIVKQVLLKENKVRNDSSSLYSIINLQEPPKSEVLAYKPGDDFRREAFAYVYDYPANALGKAVIDLKQQKLLSFEKIEGKQPTGAFKADSIASEIVKNNSEWIAALTKRGIHPDSVKASFGNFAADLGLAPIGNRELIISPVYKNKQFSRMQIGGIYAFVDVTDKKVLKVVDTGGGWSEPVKVNYFNGDSIKIDMTTPKQVLITQPEGVNYRIEGNQVISHLWKFRFSIHSREGLVIHDLHYFDQEQKKWRYIMYRGGLAEMIVNYGSPDLLNASNNYFDVGEFRLFQTKARPLTYGADAPENATYLPAVLHDDFAKPIVSDSAIAVFEEYGGVLWRHQNHARRATDLAIKYYITAGNYDYGFKWTFKEDGTVVIVTELNGIAHIRVVERVTDDPGSADEAYQGNYFGTIVEPHVEANNHQHFFIFRLDLDIDGQHNSVGEMNMVAVPKGPDNPYGNAIIGKMDMFKNELEAKRMANAASSRMWMVMNHHVRNKFNHMSSYMLMPSPGVVPLAEVGSSLYNRAAALYHHFWTTPYRADEMYPTGDFPVSNQKNEGLPKWTQQNRNIDNTDVVVWYVAGVNHIVRPEEWPIMNQHTVSITLMPFGFMSKNPVLGLPPVKLPTTAN
- a CDS encoding serine hydrolase domain-containing protein, with protein sequence MKLKCIKTSVSIFTLGIFLLISTSVNAQIAIAEKAFEEAEKKGFSGVLLLAIDGKVVFEEATGFRSFEEKTPLLPTDIFEMASVSKQFTAMMVMKCAEKGLLGYEDFADKYLDIPYKGISIRQLLTHTNGLPDYQAVMDRHWDKSQVADNAAILEYLRKYQPPMLAQPGEKYEYSNTAYVFLASIVEKVTGRDFIELSREWIFNPLGMGHTDIRTLEEKAKVPNFAAGHLKDKNGDYINANKFHSSDYTVWLGNRKGPGRVSSTAQDLLIWDQALYAGTLVSKETLDLAFSAQILNDGSLSNYGFGWDLSEDPDFGKIVSHTGDNPGYKTLIMRFVDQNKTLILLNNNAHEAKDALIKGAVEALRGW